The DNA window AGGCTGATACCTTTTTCTGTCCAGAAAATTGTGCTGTAAGTATAGAATGCGGAATGTGAACCTTGAATTAAGGCAACGGCGAGTAATAGCCTTGTGGTGGTAGGATTGCGTAATAAAGCGAGATAGCTTGTGTTGTTATGTTGGCGGCTCAGTTTTTTATCCCTAGGCATTTTTTTTAGAGGTAGTAATTGCAAGAGGGTGTAACCTAGTAACAGACTGAAAATGACCCAGATAATTGAATTGTCGCCGAGATGGCTAATTAAACCACCAAAAACTATCACCCCTACTACAAAAGCCCCTGAACCAATCAAACGGATTTTGCCGTAATCTAAGCGGATTTGATGTTGCCAAGCACTGGCTAAGGTATCAAGCAGTGGTATTCCTGCGGCATTAAACATACTAAATAATGCAATACCTAACAGTAAAACCCAGAAAGATTGTGCCATCACTGCAATTAAAAGTGTGGTGAGAACACTTGCTCCAGCGAGGTATATTAAGGTTTTAGGAATTTGTGAGACTTTGGTAATCAGACTGGAAAAATAAATTCCACCGATAAAACGAAAAACGTATGCACCTGCGATAATTAAGGCGATAGTTTCAGTTGAATATTGTTGGGATTTTAGCCAAACAGGAAAAAGTGGCATAAAGACGCCATAAACACAGTAATAGCCGAAAAAGCAGAGAATAATCCACCAAACAGCACGAATTTTCATTAGAATAATTTCTCCATTTCAGTTGCACGATCGATAGCTGCTTGCATTGCGTTTGCTGTGATTGTTGACAGTTGGGCTTGTTCAAACACATTAATTGCTGCCGCAGTTGTTCCTCCTTTTGAGGTAACTTGTTGGCGTAATTCTGCCAGTGTGAGAGTTGGGTTGTCTTTCACCATTTTTGCTGCACCGAATGCGGATTGTTCTATTAATAAGCGAGCGGTTGTGGCTTCTACCCCTTTTTCAAGTAGGAAATGATACATCGCTTCCATAAATAGAAAAAAGTAGGCTGGACTACTGCCTGATCCTGCAATCACTAGGTTGATATCCTCTTCCTGTTCAAGCCAGCAGATCTTACCGATACTTGCAAACATATCAGCACAAAATTGCTTGAAAGCTGAGGTTGTATTGGCATTAGGGTAAAGCCCTGACATACCAGTTAAAAGTAGTGCTGGTGTGTTAGGCATTACACGGATAATTTGTTTTGCGGTTGGGAGATATGTTTGTAACCGATCTATTTTAATACCAGCAGCAACTGAGATGATCTGTTTTTGGCTGAGATCTTGCTTGGATAATACAGCACAGGTTTCTGCCATTGCTTGTGGTTTAACTGCTAAAACAATAACTTCTGCATTGCGTGCGGTGTTGAAACTATCTTGGCTGGTGTGAACGCCGAGCATTTCGAATGCGTGTCGTTTAGGTTGGTTGCGATCACAAACTGTAATATACTGTACTGGATAGCCTTGTTTTACTAAACCAGAAACTATCGCTTTAGTCATATTACCACCACCGATAAAGCCGATTTTCTTTTGTTGCATAGCATACCTTTCTGTTTTTTCATAAGATAAGGCATTATTTTACCTGAGCCATTTATTAATCACTACTGATAGATAAAAAAGGAGATATGATGTGGTTTAAAAATTTAATGGTATATCGTTTAACTAAACCGCTAGATTGGCAACAAGAAACATTGGAAACTGCATTAGCTGAAAATCGTTTTATCCCTTGTTCACCACAAGATCAAAGTAAATTTGGTTGGATTTCACCCTTAAAAGGAAGTGAAATACTATCTTTTTATCTCAACGGTCAGTTTTTATTGTTAGCTCGCAAAGAAGAAAAGATTTTACCTGCCACAGTGGTGAAGAAAGCGGTAGATGAACGAATTACGGAATTAGAACAAGCACAACAGCGTAAATTAAAGAAAATTGAGAAACAGGCAATTAAAGATGATGTGTTAGCAATGTTATTACCACGAGCTTTTAGCCGCCAACAACATACTGCTATGTGGATTGATAGCCAATCAGGTTTAATTTATGTTGAGAGTGCTTCTAGCAAACGGGCTGAGGAGGCTTTGGCTTTGTTGCGTAAATCGTTAGGTTCTTTGCCAGTGGTGCCTTTGATGTTTAATCAAGATATTGCAAGCACAATGACCCAGTGGTTGAAAAGTGATGAGATGCCAAATTGGTTGAATTGGTTTGAAGAGGTTGAATTAACCGCTGAAAATGGTGGGGTGGTACGGTGTAAACAACTGGCTTTAGATAGTGAAGAAGTCCTTGGGCATTTACATAGTGGAAAATTGGTCACTAAATTAGGGTTGGATCTTGAAGATCGTTTTAGTTTAGTTTTTCAAGATGATGGAAGCTATAAGCGTTTGAAATTCTCAGATATTATGCGTGAAAAAAATGATGATATTTTGAAAGAGGATTATGCTCAGCGTTTTGAAGCAGATTTTTTACTGCAAACAGAAGATATTAAACGCTTTACCGAAAAATTAATTGCCGAATTTGGTGGGATTAAAGAATCGGCATAAAGTGTATTTTTCACCAAATAAAAAAGGAACGGGATAGTGATCTGCACCCCAAAAGTTGGACTAAACAACCAACTGATGAAGGTGCAGAATTTTTACTTAACGGCTAATGGTTGCTTGAGTGATCTGTTCAAGCAAATTTTTGTAATGATCACTGCCTGCTGTTGGCGGTGATGTAATTTCAATGATCGTTGCTTGTTTGCGAGTTAATGCCTGTGCAACCTCCGTTTTTAATGTTTGCCAATCTTTTGGTGCAGAATAGGTTAAGTTAAACATTGCTGCACTTTGTTCAAAACGGTAGTGATGAGCTAAGCGGTAATACTCTGTTTTAGCTTGTTGATCTACTGGTAATAGATCAAAAATTGCCCCACCACTGTTGTTGATAACAAAAAGTAAAAGCGGTTGTTGTACTTTTGTTAGAAGAGCGAGTGAATTGAGATCGTATAATGCAGATAGATCGCCAACCATTGCAACTAGTGGCATATTTTTGCCGATTGCAATGCCTACTGCGGTTGCAATCAGTCCGTCTATACCACTAGCCCCACGATTGGTGTAAACAGGGTAGTTATCAGGGAGTTTACCTAGTGCGTCAACTAAGCGAATAAACAAGCTGTTGCCTAAGAATAATGTACCATCAGGTGGTAAAATTTCAGCAAGATGATGTGCTAAACTAGCTTCATTTAATTCTGAACCGAGTTGTTGAGAGATAAAGCCTTGGCAGAACTGGGATAAGGCTAAAGGCTCTAAGACCCAAGGTTTTATTTTTTCTGCGACTGGGTGTGCATTTAACCATTGTTCGATACTTACATTGAAGTATGTTTGGCGGTGGTGGTGTGGATCTAAACGTTTTCCACTGCAGTCAACAAGCCAATATTCACCATTAAATTCACTCAAAAATTGAGTAACTCTTTTACTAATTATCTTGCCACCAAATTGTACGATAAGATCGGCTTGGTGGAGCTTTTGTTGCACTGTTGGATTAGCGAGCCAAATATCAGCATAAGGCAAAGAGGCGGTGGTATTACTTTGAATGTCGGTGATTAGCACCCAGCCCAGTTTATTTGCCCATTGAGTAATGGTATTGGTTTGTGATGGTGGTAAATGCCCGACAACCACAATACCTTTTTTCTGTTGCCAATCTTGCCATTTTGGATCGGTTGTGTATTCAACGTTACCGTTAATTTTATTTGTCCACGCCTGATTTGTGGTTAATTGTTGTAACGGTTGCAGCCAAGGATCGTTATCAACATTGGTGTCTTCAGTAAGGTATAAGGGTTCGGCAAAAGGAACATTAATATGAATAACCCCTGTTTGTTGTTGTTGTAATAAGCAGGCGTGATCGAGAGTTGACATTAACCATTTTGCACTTAATTCCCGATTTGGTCGAGGTAGGTTAATATTCGCAATCGGATAGTGTGCAAAAATGTTTTCTTGTTCTATCGCTTGATTGGCACCACAGTTAATTAGTTCTTCAGGACGATCTGCACTGAGAACAATAAGATTCGTGCCTGTTTGTTTCGCTTCAATAATTGCTGGATATAGGTTAGCGGCGGCAGTACCAGAAGTAACAATAAT is part of the Mergibacter septicus genome and encodes:
- a CDS encoding 3-phenylpropionate MFS transporter translates to MKIRAVWWIILCFFGYYCVYGVFMPLFPVWLKSQQYSTETIALIIAGAYVFRFIGGIYFSSLITKVSQIPKTLIYLAGASVLTTLLIAVMAQSFWVLLLGIALFSMFNAAGIPLLDTLASAWQHQIRLDYGKIRLIGSGAFVVGVIVFGGLISHLGDNSIIWVIFSLLLGYTLLQLLPLKKMPRDKKLSRQHNNTSYLALLRNPTTTRLLLAVALIQGSHSAFYTYSTIFWTEKGISLQTTSILWGVGVIAEIILFFFAARLFKNWSVNHLFYLSGIAACLRWSLFYFADNLALIFLLQCSHCLTYATSHYATVKYIAAQSEEKVAKLQALYSATSGCAAIALLTALSGIIYPHSPLFTFLTMAFLALVALFIIPSHQQTQINNSNLKKLPTT
- the proC gene encoding pyrroline-5-carboxylate reductase, translating into MQQKKIGFIGGGNMTKAIVSGLVKQGYPVQYITVCDRNQPKRHAFEMLGVHTSQDSFNTARNAEVIVLAVKPQAMAETCAVLSKQDLSQKQIISVAAGIKIDRLQTYLPTAKQIIRVMPNTPALLLTGMSGLYPNANTTSAFKQFCADMFASIGKICWLEQEEDINLVIAGSGSSPAYFFLFMEAMYHFLLEKGVEATTARLLIEQSAFGAAKMVKDNPTLTLAELRQQVTSKGGTTAAAINVFEQAQLSTITANAMQAAIDRATEMEKLF
- the rdgC gene encoding recombination-associated protein RdgC, which gives rise to MMWFKNLMVYRLTKPLDWQQETLETALAENRFIPCSPQDQSKFGWISPLKGSEILSFYLNGQFLLLARKEEKILPATVVKKAVDERITELEQAQQRKLKKIEKQAIKDDVLAMLLPRAFSRQQHTAMWIDSQSGLIYVESASSKRAEEALALLRKSLGSLPVVPLMFNQDIASTMTQWLKSDEMPNWLNWFEEVELTAENGGVVRCKQLALDSEEVLGHLHSGKLVTKLGLDLEDRFSLVFQDDGSYKRLKFSDIMREKNDDILKEDYAQRFEADFLLQTEDIKRFTEKLIAEFGGIKESA
- the menD gene encoding 2-succinyl-5-enolpyruvyl-6-hydroxy-3-cyclohexene-1-carboxylic-acid synthase — translated: MSVSTFNHCWAKVILETLTRHKVQHLCLAPGSRSTPLTLAALQLQSEQRLQCHTHFDERGLGFFALGLAKATHTPVAIIVTSGTAAANLYPAIIEAKQTGTNLIVLSADRPEELINCGANQAIEQENIFAHYPIANINLPRPNRELSAKWLMSTLDHACLLQQQQTGVIHINVPFAEPLYLTEDTNVDNDPWLQPLQQLTTNQAWTNKINGNVEYTTDPKWQDWQQKKGIVVVGHLPPSQTNTITQWANKLGWVLITDIQSNTTASLPYADIWLANPTVQQKLHQADLIVQFGGKIISKRVTQFLSEFNGEYWLVDCSGKRLDPHHHRQTYFNVSIEQWLNAHPVAEKIKPWVLEPLALSQFCQGFISQQLGSELNEASLAHHLAEILPPDGTLFLGNSLFIRLVDALGKLPDNYPVYTNRGASGIDGLIATAVGIAIGKNMPLVAMVGDLSALYDLNSLALLTKVQQPLLLFVINNSGGAIFDLLPVDQQAKTEYYRLAHHYRFEQSAAMFNLTYSAPKDWQTLKTEVAQALTRKQATIIEITSPPTAGSDHYKNLLEQITQATISR